The following proteins are encoded in a genomic region of Phaeodactylum tricornutum CCAP 1055/1 chromosome 1, whole genome shotgun sequence:
- the CSN5 gene encoding COP9 SigNalosome subunit 5 (homolog to insect subunit), whose amino-acid sequence MASKEGDDFQNAVQNDGMAEKKDTTLSSTPAADARYRFDADRLQTLQSAAPWMKDPRYFQKVTLSPSAIMKIMMHCQSGVQKGIAKGGNPIEVMGMLLGRPDPDTPRTLVITDAFPLPIEGFETRVIADDENVVNHMIALGESLERTRKEKFMGWYHSHPFDLGDHSHCFLSQTDLSTQLQWQRAEDPHGNPFVAIVVDPLRSHNLETPELKAFRAYPPEYVSPALNECPDGSVESSEQTRLEHWGSCWNRYYELSVEYYMSSTSRNVLQQLTQDYLWIRTLSRKSESSVTQRLCGCVKPFQSASLTAASVVSGGRGTGLGPGGSTSASVSSGIDAQTKEWQKAVSNLADIASEDMGEQALQSTKEQVFA is encoded by the coding sequence ATGGCTTCAAAAGAGGGCGACGACTTTCAAAATGCGGTACAGAACGATGGTATGGCTGAAAAGAAAGACACCACCTTGTCATCCACTCCCGCAGCCGACGCTCGCTACCGCTTTGACGCGGATCGATTGCAGACGCTCCAATCCGCCGCTCCCTGGATGAAAGATCCCAGATATTTTCAAAAGGTCACGCTCTCTCCTTCAGCAATCATGAAAATCATGATGCATTGTCAGTCTGGTGTGCAAAAAGGCATCGCGAAAGGAGGCAATCCCATCGAAGTCATGGGGATGTTGCTTGGACGTCCCGACCCGGACACTCCACGCACGTTAGTCATTACGGACGCGTTTCCTTTGCCAATTGAAGGATTTGAAACTCGGGTGATTgcggacgacgagaacgTCGTCAACCACATGATTGCATTGGGGGAATCTTTGGAGCGAACACGCAAAGAGAAATTCATGGGCTGGTATCATTCGCATCCGTTTGATCTTGGCGATCATTCGCACTGTTTTTTGTCCCAGACAGATCTTAGTACACAGTTGCAATGGCAGCGAGCAGAAGATCCGCACGGCAACCCGTTCGTCGCCATCGTGGTAGATCCTCTGAGATCGCACAACTTGGAAACGCCCGAACTCAAAGCGTTTCGGGCCTACCCACCAGAGTATGTTTCACCAGCCTTGAACGAATGCCCGGATGGATCGGTAGAGTCGTCGGAACAAACACGGCTGGAGCATTGGGGCTCGTGTTGGAACCGGTACTACGAGCTATCTGTCGAGTATTACATGTCCTCGACCTCACGCAACGTTTTACAACAGCTGACGCAAGATTATTTGTGGATCCGCACACTATCTCGGAAATCAGAAAGCTCAGTCACACAGAGACTGTGCGGCTGCGTGAAGCCTTTCCAAAGTGCATCTTTAACTGCGGCGTCCGTTGTGTCCGGAGGACGGGGAACCGGCTTAGGTCCTGGAGGTTCGACATCCGCTTCCGTTTCGTCGGGGATTGATGCGCAGACGAAAGAATGGCAGAAGGCCGTTTCAAACTTGGCTGATATTGCGTCGGAAGATATGGGTGAGCAAGCTTTGCAGTCCACCAAAGAGCAAGTCTTTGCTTAA
- a CDS encoding predicted protein, whose amino-acid sequence MKISSVAFAASLLTVTVEADFKGLRSRFFPADEVHTAVEPETRSASTPAVDELRFGKCWTSLFGDACYDLKVDEKTKIGQVCLDIFNDEKTDILLITYDLTKSITKEKVDSLDWYLSRLHSWAGDSKLEYPQSRGGSPSLRQFPTNAAFSLRDKRQIHTLALDLKSSCTTELNLLAHASVVSSKQTSRNSISSLLEPDRMQRATAWSDGKAIANNKTYMTFSPLEIACACPSIAQPVEPPVIPLPPKLPPIEAETEKEESSVEKAKEEELSIVTDEPNEVDSDEVSSQNVTFSSGREETKEEATSIVETKDAPPIKDIAEIIKEELEDEVTAYIEAEIEEILDNSVEEKIKQETKQELFDEIRSEIKIFVETKDIPQDTDEDMVVDIEEEGEEKIEEDIGDRIKEKIAQKLNEKPSVEGELVEPDKPAEESQQEGKLVGENPSVDEISYEDEKSEEKEKETKESLNVKDTKDIKDTKDIKPEDKPEKPQQVRVFKPAISLEEDGKCQRAFALCKDNTKDVTCFADMNNKFHRLDHWGWTHVVTGFDIKCELWAGASRCDTSKGKQIGSAVITKSSFQIDLLDGFKTKDVHFYNGKTILPKDYRDQDTVAPQWYGAEYNGDAGPVWDIEADGAHKAMFDDYEKIDRHFILHATVCGEFEAGASH is encoded by the coding sequence ATGAAGATTTCTTCAGTTGCTTTCGCCGCATCGCTCTTGACGGTGACGGTTGAAGCAGATTTTAAGGGTCTCCGATCTCGTTTTTTCCCGGCCGACGAAGTTCACACTGCCGTGGAACCCGAGACGCGGTCCGCTTCTACCCCAGCGGTAGATGAATTGCGCTTTGGTAAATGCTGGACGAGTCTCTTTGGCGATGCCTGCTATGACCTCAAGGTGGACGAAAAGACTAAAATCGGACAAGTCTGTTTGGATATCTTTAACGATGAAAAAACCGACATCCTTTTGATTACGTATGATCTGACGAAGTCTATCACAAAGGAAAAGGTAGACAGTCTCGATTGGTACTTGTCGCGGCTTCATTCGTGGGCTGGTGATTCCAAGCTAGAATATCCCCAAAGTCGTGGTGGGTCGCCTAGTCTTCGTCAATTCCCGACTAACGCCGCCTTTAGTCTTCGTGACAAACGACAAATCCACACCCTGGCCTTGGATTTGAAGAGCAGCTGCACTACGGAGTTAAACCTCTTGGCGCACGCATCTGTCGTATCCTCCAAGCAAACCAGCCGGAATTCGATTTCGAGTCTTCTCGAACCCGACCGGATGCAGCGAGCAACTGCTTGGTCTGACGGAAAGGCTATCGCAAACAACAAGACTTACATGACGTTCAGTCCTTTGGAAATTGCCTGCGCTTGTCCGTCCATCGCCCAGCCTGTGGAACCACCGGTGATCCCCTTGCCACCTAAATTACCCCCAATTGAGGCGGAaacggaaaaggaagaatccTCGGTCGAGAAAGCAAAAGAGGAGGAACTCAGTATTGTAACGGACGAGCCCAATGAAGTGGACTCCGATGAAGTCTCTTCTCAGAACGTAACTTTTTCTTCCGGAAGGGAAGagacgaaagaagaagctaCAAGCATCGTCGAAACTAAAGATGCACCCCCCATCAAAGATATCGCAGAAATCATCAAAGAAGAATTAGAAGATGAGGTCACTGCCTACATCGAAGCAGAAATTGAGGAAATTTTGGACAACTCCGTCGAAGAGAAGATCAAACAGGAAACGAAACAAGAACTATTCGACGAGATCCGATCCGAGATCAAAATTTTTGTGGAGACGAAAGACATACCCCAAGACACCGACGAAGACATGGTTGTTGACATCGAAGAAGAGGGCGAAGAGAAGATTGAAGAAGATATTGGGGATAGAATCAAGGAAAAAATAGCACAAAAACTGAATGAAAAGCCCTCAGTTGAAGGGGAATTGGTTGAACCGGATAAGCCAGCCGAAGAGAGCCAACAAGAAGGAAAGCTTGTCGGGGAGAATCCTAGTGTGGATGAGATTTCGTACGAGGATGAGAAATCTgaagagaaagagaaagaaacTAAAGAATCTTTGAACGTTAAAGATACCAAGGATATCAAAGATACCAAGGACATCAAACCAGAAGACAAACCGGAGAAGCCACAACAGGTTCGTGTATTTAAACCAGCGATATCTTTGGAGGAAGATGGAAAGTGTCAACGAGCCTTTGCCCTTTGCAAGGATAATACCAAAGACGTCACTTGCTTTGCTGACATGAACAATAAGTTTCACCGCCTTGACCACTGGGGGTGGACTCACGTTGTCACTGGCTTTGATATCAAGTGTGAACTGTGGGCTGGAGCTTCCCGGTGCGATACTTCTAAAGGAAAGCAGATTGGTTCAGCTGTCATTACCAAATCGAGCTTTCAAATCGATTTACTTGATGGCTTTAAGACAAAGGATGTTCACTTTTACAACGGCAAAACCATTCTCCCGAAGGACTACCGTGACCAGGACACTGTGGCTCCACAATGGTACGGCGCGGAATACAACGGAGATGCCGGGCCTGTTTGGGATATCGAGGCAGACGGAGCCCATAAGGCGATGTTCGACGACTACGAGAAAATTGATCGTCACTTTATCCTTCATGCTACAGTCTGCGGCGAGTTCGAAGCAGGTGCATCTCACTAA
- a CDS encoding predicted protein, whose translation MMENKDEDCRSVRLANDATESSDIAPINSADAEESMRRLPDDLKEGSVSGSLTSRKDDGEDEDSNADLAVSIDHNKGAFRSSSSSGSDDENSEREGPSQESEITPNYASEWDKALRKGKPSKGNASNFFTAPIHSMDVDSPPDFFSAAHDEAVKEAASGVYDEEEDSVYDPDSVDPNGQRQQQQQPPRSEMNTFPPPRGSVTLLPPPPPSPLQIVSSNISMLSGNKPSTISLLQSTGPRNSTVSRQLEIDNSNLESGVLPDVLMSMRQKIESLTMFDSDMLRLARDQVDDDPTMHDNRESLKRSSQQSISAAVLVGLAHKRYERRRLAALEIEKTIRQLVYQKEIERVRAILLLLSDDYVRSTNEDARKGGVVALAACAIGLKKAELQDSAAEECRDLILASVVHACQDHSQRVRYYATESLYNTVKAIPNLAVQHFFILYEILRSLYADVDGNVRGGAETLDKTLKQIIVSAINAGLFAAEDCVPVFARFVYLRNKSTNRLTLTWLQELNEKLVGSPILEFLHLFLGGIFDMVADPTMVIRQSALAFLQSVLPKLLVVNTGLNESEMERTHVDFDKILQSLVTTMEHPDPFVRKVAMYWMSRILKAHISKSEETEVSETSKRLAANDGGAANVAEEKEGPDLSAASASVRNSLPHVLPGILLSIGDDFNGNATIKDTFLPDQTTRSLAEQANACLQDAVRRDGPAYVQHLDGFIVALREELDSPGGLNARNLPAVERSPYRMDVKQDGTGIESSGWFRQSSDSNDRTNSAMLMSRLCALQWVVVLYESVVPDLLKADYAREFIFAIIYQLVDSPPKMIVFKSLKVLAKITVPVPGEEVSSAISSVSLPSINESIDGSVSFPMDNSSVLFALNLLEPEKRCKTSRNREVFSALIQLHSYNEQLLAELSSVISYMCTLQPPEFVMISFCVELERFVRAREGKLNLSSKEAIGNSNDATLSRDLHFVSSFIQNMSNVLLNSKEAISLKVILKDCVGKKSESERDDQRLRLFHILLHSFAHNLAATISLSFWAGANRTAYLSVIQIDTLDLNLKLLLEIDRLVEMLERPLFRHLHVRMLERDTDPWGEGSGSMLFQALKALLMILPQSTCYRVLKDRLVSVSLYRRSTATQQGVSPTIPSRPGKMPSKTEIYADRVKRARALHCAATWQTIRAESLEEISKRESSGEHTHEEGSDRRQWLGYGSREEQRGAQRRFEDEKRRRKSGFFIEELQDSYNDLGSLPMSNTTTWKEEEVSKGDSQGKAKDKPSSEATWKQYWVNSDQ comes from the exons ATGATGGAGAACAAGGACGAGGACTGTCGGTCGGTGAGGTTGGCAAACGACGCTACGGAATCTTCGGATATCGCACCAATCAATAGTGCCGATGCAGAAGAATCAATGAGGAGGCTTCCGGATGACTTGAAGGAGGGTTCTGTTTCTGGCTCACTGACAAGCAGGAAAGACGACGGTGAAGATGAAGACAGCAATGCAGACCTCGCGGTTTCCATCGACCACAACAAAGGTGCTTTCAGaagctcgtcgtcctctGGAAGTGACGACGAGAACTCGGAGCGTGAAGGCCCAAGTCAAGAATCTGAAATCACACCCAATTACGCATCGGAGTGGGACAAGGCACTCCGCAAGGGGAAGCCTTCCAAAGGGAACGCTTCCAACTTCTTTACAGCACCCATCCATAGCATGGACGTAGACTCACCGCCAGATTTCTTTTCTGCTGCTCATGATGAAGCAGTAAAAGAAGCTGCATCCGGCGTGTACGATGAGGAGGAAGATTCCGTATATGACCCAGATAGTGTTGATCCTAATggccaacgacaacaacaacaacaaccgcCTCGAAGTGAAATGAATACTTTTCCTCCTCCGCGCGGCAGTGTAACCCTtcttccaccgccaccaccgtcGCCATTACAGATCGTTTCATCGAATATCAGTATGCTGAGTGGTAACAAACCTTCTACCATATCTCTTCTCCAGAGCACTGGACCGCGAAATTCAACAGTCTCGAGACAGCTTGAGATTGACAATAGTAATCTGGAGTCGGGAGTCTTGCCAGATGTTCTGATGTCTATGCGGCAAAAGATTGAAAGTTTAACGATGTTCGATTCCGATATGCTCCGACTCGCACGCGACCAAGTTGACGATGATCCCACTATGCACGACAACCGGGAGAGCTTAAAGCGATCGTCACAACAATCCATTTCTGCAGCTGTCCTGGTCGGGCTTGCACACAAGCGTTACGAACGTCGACGTTTGGCTGCtctggaaattgaaaaaaCTATCCGACAACTCGTCTATCAAAAGGAAATTGAGCGCGTGCGCGCTATTCTATTACTCTTATCGGACGATTACGTGCGCTCCACCAACGAAGACGCTCGGAAGGGTGGTGTGGTGGCGCTGGCGGCTTGTGCAATCGGTCTGAAAAAAGCTGAACTGCAAGATTCTGCTGCAGAAGAGTGTCGAGATTTGATCCTTGCCAGCGTGGTTCACGCTTGTCAGGATCATTCGCAACGGGTGCGGTATTATGCAACCGAGTCACTCTATAATACTGTGAAGGCCATCCCCAATCTAGCAGTACAACATTTCTTTATCTTGTACGAGATCTTAAGGAGCCTTTATGCAGACGTCGATGGAAATGTTCGAGGAGGTGCAGAAACATTGGACAAGACACTGAAACAGATCATTGTCAGCGCCATAAACGCGGGGCTCTTTGCAGCTGAAGACTGCGTCCCTGTCTTTGCTCGATTTGTGTATCTACGAAACAAGTCGACCAATAGACTCACGTTGACGTGGCTACAAGAGCTGAATGAGAAGCTCGTTGGATCTCCAATTCTCGAATTTCTCCATTTATTCTTGGGGGGAATTTTCGATATGGTTGCGGATCCAACCATGGTGATTCGGCAGTCTGCACTGGCTTTTCTGCAATCGGTATTACCGAAGCTTTTAGTCGTCAACACAGGGCTGAATGAATCAGAAATGGAACGCACGCACGTAGACTTCGATAAAATATTGCAATCGCTCGTGACAACGATGGAGCATCCTGATCCATTCGTCCGCAAAGTTGCTATGTATTGGATGTCTCGAATTCTCAAGGCGCACATAAGTAAATCGGAAGAGACCGAAGTAAGCGAAACGTCAAAGAGATTGGCTGCAAATGACGGTGGTGCTGCAAATGTCGCTGAAGAGAAGGAGGGCCCTGACTTGTCTGCTGCATCGGCTTCGGTTCGGAACTCTTTGCCGCATGTTTTGCCCGGTATTCTTCTCAG TATTGGGGACGACTTTAACGGAAACGCCACTATCAAGGATACGTTCCTCCCTGACCAGACTACAAGATCCCTCGCTGAACAAGCTAACGCATGCTTGCAAGATGCTGTTCGACGAGATGGGCCTGCCTATGTTCAACATCTTGATGGGTTTATTGTTGCTTTACGCGAAGAGCTCGACTCTCCCGGTGGCCTGAATGCACGGAACTTACCCGCTGTAGAACGCTCGCCGTATCGAATGGATGTGAAGCAAGATGGGACGGGAATCGAGAGTTCAGGGTGGTTTCGTCAGAGCAGTGACAGCAATGACCGCACTAACAGTGCCATGTTGATGTCGAGGCTTTGTGCTTTACAGTGGGTGGTTGTATTGTATGAATCGGTTGTTCCAGATCTTTTGAAAGCTGAT TATGCTCGCGAGTTCATATTTGCAATTATTTATCAGCTTGTCGACAGCCCTCCCAAAATGATTGTTTTTAAGAGCTTGAAAGTACTGGCAAAGATCACAGTACCTGTGCCGGGTGAGGAGGTCTCAAGTGCTATAAGCTCTGTTTCATTGCCTAGTATCAATGAAAGCATTGACGGATCAGTCTCCTTCCCAATGGACAATTCTAGTGTATTATTTGCTCTGAATCTTCTTGAACCAGAAAAGCGTTGCAAAACATCTCGCAATCGTGAGGTATTCTCGGCATTGATTCAACTTCATTCATACAACGAACAACTCCTCGCAGAACTTTCCTCTGTCATCTCCTACATGTGTACTTTACAGCCTCCTGAATTTGTCATGATATCATTTTGCGTTGAATTGGAACGATTCGTTCGCGCCAGAGAAGGGAAGCTCAATCTGAGTTCGAAAGAAGCCATTGGTAATTCGAACGATGCCACTTTGTCGAGAGACTTGCATTTTGTATCTTCTTTCATTCAGAACATG AGTAACGTACTCCTAAATTCAAAGGAAGCGATCTCCCTGAAAGTCATTTTAAAGGACTGTGTTGGAAAAAAGAGTGAGAGTGAACGAGATGACCAACGCTTGCGCTTGTTCCATATCCTTCTGCATTCATTCGCCCACAACCTTGCTGCTACAATATCGCTCTCCTTCTGGGCCGGAGCAAACCGAACTGCATATTTGTCCGTGATACAAATTGACACGCTGGATTTGAATCTGAAATTGTTGTTAGAGATCGATCGGTTAGTTGAAATGTTGGAGCGACCACTATTTCG CCACTTGCATGTTCGTATGTTGGAAAGAGACACAGACCCTTGGGGCGAAGGTAGCGGCTCCATGCTATTTCAGGCACTCAAGGCATTACTAATGATCCTTCCACAAAGTACATGCTACAGAGTGTTGAAGGACCGGCTCGTTAGCGTATCTCTGTACCGACGGAGCACAGCAACACAACAGGGAGTCTCACCAACAATTCCATCCCGTCCCGGCAAAATGCCAAGTAAGACCGAAATCTATGCCGATCGTGTTAAACGAGCACGTGCTCTGCATTGTGCGGCTACTTGGCAGACAATCCGTGCCGAAAGTTTGGAAGAAATCTCGAAACGAGAATCGAGCGGCGAACATACTCACGAAGAAGGCTCAGATCGACGACAATGGTTGGGATATGGGTCTCGAGAAGAACAGCGTGGAGCGCAACGACGATTCGAGGATGAGAAGCGTCGACGCAAAAGCGGCTTTTTTATTGAAGAATTACAGGACAGTTACAATGATTTGGGTTCCCTGCCAATGTCCAATACTACTACatggaaagaagaggaggTTTCAAAGGGGGACTCTCAGGGAAAAGCCAAGGATAAGCCCAGCAGCGAAGCCACGTGGAAGCAATATTGGGTAAACTCGGATCAGTAA
- a CDS encoding predicted protein has product MASARVARTPPRHHASDDDRHSPYPNTPSQMATTIRRLPMPVSVDLIHAFPCNGQSSALQKESEAKKWYRREYSSSLLHCVRLELIVSETKMASEKLGNQDVACEEKILFSMLTPKPAVCPTWRHLDESMNLEELTIETYESMMLRFHWMDENNHCDESSKSHNPKKQSFPDHSFSLQIPIHPSKLIRIRSLPSSLPINAVLVHFSDGSIRVPPSVHQALEQASTVNRDAAKHHEYEASFSADDFSRFQDKAFNVLDQVTPVRKKSLLDAAEAAENGEEQHDGEDVSNSKSSEESLPQQQQLIPSIDLDRLPSWSTDDKSRKNQEHLNYLISYEEKQLQQEMLQLEITQSTLRSTMTSIESVRSQICEVQTAAQKEHTALSKAVLAQQAQHIQLLHELRVTYPIQTIEQPTKSTTANVYRIRGLSIPHDCLAGMVSDEELAAALGFLCHLLALLTIRPVRSYKTTEPHYTHSFWDGVQPSGRAVVTPYPCCKPTLFVLPKLKTLICP; this is encoded by the exons ATGGCGTCAGCGCGCGTGGCACGAACGCCGCCGCGCCATCATGCTAGTGACGACGATCGGCACAGTCCCTATCCGAACACACCGTCGCAAATGGCAACGACAATCCGACGATTGCCTATGCCAGTCTCGGTGGACTTGATTCACGCTTTCCCATGCAATGGTCAAAGCAGCGCACTCCAAAAAGAGTCAGAAGCGAAGAAATGGTATAGAAGAGAGTATTCATCCTCTCTGTTGCATTGTGTAAGGCTGGAATTGATCGTTTCAGAAACAAAAATGGCAAGCGAGAAGCTCGGCAACCAAGATGTGGCTTGCGAAGAAAAAATCCTCTTTTCCATGTTAACTCCGAAACCAGCTGTTTGCCCGACATGGCGACACTTGGACGAGTCCATGAATCTCGAGGAGCTGACGATTGAAACTTACGAATCCATGATGCTCAGGTTTCACTGGATGGACGAAAACAACCATTGCGATGAAAGCTCAAAATCGCACAACCCCAAAAAACAAAGTTTCCCCGACCACTCCTTCTCCCTCCAAATACCCATTCACCCTTCCAAACTGATACGAATTCGATCGTTGCCATCTTCACTACCGATTAATGCGGTACTAGTTCATTTTTCGGATGGATCTATTCGGGTTCCACCAAGTGTACATCAAGCCCTCGAGCAGGCCAGTACCGTAAATCGAGACGCCGCAAAACACCATGAATACGAAGCATCGTTCAGTGCCGACGATTTCAGCCGTTTCCAAGACAAAGCCTTCAATGTTTTGGATCAAGTCACGCCGGTGCGGAAGAAGAGTCTGTTGGATGCTGCCGAAGCGGCGGAGAACGGAGAGGAGCAGCACGACGGCGAAGATGTTTCGAATAGTAAATCTTCGGAAGAATCACTCCcccaacagcagcagcttaTTCCTTCAATTGATTTGGATCGATTGCCTTCATGGTCAACAGATGACAAGTCCCGAAAGAATCAAGAACATCTAAACTATCTGATATCTTATGAAGAGAAACAGTTGCAACAAGAAATGTTGCAGCTTGAAATTACACAGTCGACGCTAAGGTCGACAATGACTTCCATCGAGAGTGTTCGATCACAGATATGCGAGGTACAAACTGCAGCTCAAAAGGAACACACTGCTCTCTCCAAGGCCGTTTTGGCGCAGCAGGCACAACATATCCAGCTTCTTCATGAACTGCGAGTGACGTATCCTATTCAGACGATAGAGCAGCCAACAAAGTCGACTACAGCTAACGTTTATCGAATACGAGGCCTTTCTATACCACATGACTGTTTGGCAGGAATGGTCTCGGACGAGGAATTGGCTGCTGCTCTGGGATTTCTCTGCCACCTTCTGGCCCTACTTA CAATTCGTCCCGTTCGGTCGTACAAGACGACCGAGCCACACTATACCCACTCTTTTTGGGACGGGGTACAGCCGAGCGGGAGGGCTGTTGTCACGCCATATCCATGCTGCAAGCCAACGTTATTTGTATTGCCAAAGCTAAAGACATTGATTTGTCCATGA
- a CDS encoding predicted protein: MKRIYIPKRESKCSASLKTVLTAVMAFLFGCVVTASLVLNLKVTSLDPHQSHALINRASTPKLATHRKTELERAITLSLNNTGSDVTAGSAHGGLLHNTRILVVIVAFDFSQIPHLEEVLDGYHDIAVAGATVDVIVHATVPYPCTSGDEDGNTGNFTITIVLKPKSLRLHLVDEHRTVFYEKIDDYDLFIYTEDDIRVTPTTVDTYLYETLKIQRIVEQNPKPAYAASDFNVGIVRYEYNYPPNVLMDDKTRHATQNVTRVYWEHSGFQRPVVPNAAMSVPQDILTVHGYITMTNHHQGMFMATRALLKAWSEREHCAFDRIRDRPGKGSQPTEGTQRVWMSSQMLYGRRHCNVFKREYQQ; this comes from the exons ATGAAGCGCATTTACATTCCCAAGAGAGAAAGCAAATGCTCAGCGTCGTTGAAAACAGTGTTGACCGCCGTGATGgcctttctttttggctGTGTTGTCACGGCATCGCTTGTTCTGAACCTAAAGGTGACTTCTCTCGATCCTCATCAATCGCACGCATTAATAAATCGGGCATCAACACCAAAGTTGGCGACACATCGAAAAACAGAGCTAGAACGGGCAATTACCCTGTCACTGAACAACACGGGTTCCGATGTTACAGCAGGCTCAGCGCATGGCGGGTTGCTGCATAATACTAGGATTCTGGTGGTGATCGTGGCCTTCGATTTTTCGCAAATTCCGCATCTGGAAGAAGTTCTGGACGGATATCacgacattgccgtcgcAGGAGCTACGGTCGATGTAATTGTACATGCTACAGTTCCCTACCCA TGTACCAGTGGAGACGAGGACGGAAACACCGGCAACTTTACCATAACAATTGTGCTCAAACCCAAGTCGCTGCGATTGCATTTGGTGGATGAGCATCGTACAGTATTTTATGAAAAGATCGACGACTacgatctcttcatctacaCCGAAGATGATATAAGGGTGACTCCCACAACTGTTGACACCTATTTGTATGAAACTCTAAAGATTCAACGTATCGTGGAGCAGAACCCCAAGCCCGCGTACGCGGCTTCGGACTTTAATGTTGGTATTGTGCGTTACGAGTACAACTATCCCCCCAATGTACTTATGGACGATAAGACGCGACACGCCACACAGAACGTCACCCGCGTTTACTGGGAACATTCCGGTTTCCAACGCCCAGTAGTCCCCAATGCCGCCATGTCTGTTCCTCAGGACATATTGACTGTACACGGTTACATTACCATGACGAATCATCATCAAGGCATGTTTATGGCAACGCGCGCCCTATTGAAAGCTTGGAGCGAACGAGAACACTGTGCTTTCGATCGAATACGCGACCGCCCTGGTAAAGGGTCCCAACCGACCGAGGGAACCCAGCGAGTTTGGATGAGTTCCCAAATGCTGTATGGCCGGAGGCACTGCAAC GTCTTCAAACGGGAATATCAGCAGTAA